In one Poecilia reticulata strain Guanapo linkage group LG8, Guppy_female_1.0+MT, whole genome shotgun sequence genomic region, the following are encoded:
- the cntnap1 gene encoding contactin-associated protein 1, protein MTCKILSICLLFLGFQHCSSRECVDPLISGLYASSFLASSRYNFLYSANFAKLYGSSGWSPSPRDKQPWLQVDLGRKYRVVAIATQGTFNSYDWISKYTLLYGDRPDSWTPYIMKGGNSTLPANWNYYQVKRNVFHYAFTAKHIRLLPLEWNTENGGKIGVRLELYGCSYDSYVLQYNGDDSVVYTYPGKRSRTLNDHIAINFKTLEQDGLLLHSEGIQGDLLSLELKKGRLYLHISLGSSVIHKIDGRITLTAGSLLDNLHWHYVTIKRDGRQVNFTVDSQTVTAVCKGEFTHLDLDDQMYVGGVIEPNLPHLPTIPNFRGCLENVFINGVNVIDKAKREDPDVRIPRKKKMHFACRDILLRPMTFAGPNNFLQVPGFFGRPKLFVKFKFRSWDYTGLLMFTRFADNLGALELGLSEGQINVTIFQTGKKKIQFGAGYRLNDGYWHTVDLAARDNLLTLTIDEEEGSPLKITNPFSIRTGDRYFFGGCPKTNNTLFKCETKLNRFHGCMQHIFIDNEQLDIDITLQRQWARYEELLIGTCGITDRCTPNPCEHEGRCIQSWDDFICICENTGYKGEVCHMSVYKESCEAYRLSGKYWSGNYTIDPDLSGPLKPFEVYCKMKSYKAWTVIMHDRVEGTKVTGSSIDKPYIADVNYWNASWDEVSALANTSMYCEQWIDYSCYKSRLLNTPEGRPFSYWIGRNNESHYYWGGTFREVQKCGCAINQTCVDPKFQCNCDADYRQWYSDKGYLDFRDHLPVRRLVIGDTNRTGSEAHFTVGPLRCHGDRNIWNTIAFTKPTYITFPTFRPGSTADISFHFKTYRAPGVFLENSDDQLRNFIRIELNTTHNLVFVFMVGDGILNVTLRSPVPLNDNEWHFVQAEINAKLARIKVDYQPWAVRRFPGQTFVTMEFTHPILVGAANRTLRPFLGCLRGLRMNGVPLDLEGKVNEEQGIRRNCTGQCLNATIPCRNSGQCIEGYAAYICDCNNTAFDGFYCHKDIGAHFEVGSWLRYNIRKKPISDEAAWANWIDPHYDNFSLGYNDTSDDIEFSFSTLHKPAVLLYISSFVQDYIAVILKVDGSVDLRYKLGLITHTYQLTHRNLADGYPHYVNITRHNRTVKTQVDFMEPIVEKITLVEDARFDSPKSMFLGRVMEVGDIDYEIQRHNAPGFIGCISGVRYNVYAPLKALFRPNETDPPVTTQGYVSESNCGAFPPVLGYVPWEVDPWFTGIEYFYIHDDLGLFWITFIVILALLLLLGGLYAIYVYAYQQKGSYHTNEPKNLESPSSSRPLTETLRREKKYLPEIEEEFRSG, encoded by the exons GAGAATGTGTTGATCCACTCATCTCTGGGCTCTATGCCTCCTCATTCCTGGCCTCTTCAAGATATAATTTTCTGTACTCTGCCAACTTTGCAAAACTTTATG GCAGCAGCGGCTGGTCCCCATCCCCCAGAGACAAACAGCCGTGGCTGCAGGTTGATCTGGGCAGGAAGTACAGAGTGGTGGCAATCGCAACCCAGGGGACGTTTAATTCTTATGACTGGATCTCCAAGTACACACTTCTCTATGGAGACAGACCAGACTCCTGGACACCATACATCATGAAAGGAGGAAATTCT ACCCTGCCTGCTAACTGGAATTACTATCAGGTGAAGAGGAATGTCTTCCATTATGCCTTCACTGCTAAACACATTCGTCTGCTGCCTCTGGAGTGGAACACGGAGAATGGAGGAAAGATTGGCGTGAGACTGGAGCTCTATGGCTGCTCTTATG ATTCCTATGTGCTGCAATACAACGGAGATGACTCAGTGGTCTACACCTATCCAGGAAAAAGGTCACGTACTTTGAATGACCACATTGCCATAAACTTTAAGACTCTGGAGCAAGATGGTCTGCTGTTACACAGCGAGGGGATTCAGGGAGACCTCTTGTCTCTGGAGCTAAAAAAAGGCCGTCTTTATCTGCACATCAGCCTTG GAAGCAGCGTTATACACAAAATCGATGGCCGAATCACTCTGACAGCAGGTAGCCTTTTGGATAATCTGCACTGGCACTATGTCACTATCAAGCGCGATGGTCGACAGGTGAACTTTACAGTGGACAGTCAGACAGTGACAGCTGTTTGTAAGGGAGAATTTACTCACCTGGATCTGGATGATCAG ATGTACGTTGGAGGAGTAATAGAGCCAAACTTGCCTCACCTTCCTACCATACCGAATTTCCGTGGGTGTCTGGAAAACGTCTTTATTAATGGGGTCAATGTTATTGACAAAGCCAAGAGAGAAGACCCTGATGTTCGCATTCCTCGAAAG aaaaagatgcattttgcCTGCCGAGACATTCTGCTTAGACCAATGACGTTTGCCGGACCCAACAACTTCTTGCAAGTGCCGGGGTTCTTCGGAAGGCCGAAGCTGTTTGTCAAGTTTAAGTTTCGCTCCTGGGACTACACTGGGCTGCTGATGTTCACACGCTTTGCTGATAACCTGGGTGCCCTCGAGTTAGGTCTCAGTGAGGGTCAGATCAATGTCACCATTTTCCAGACgggaaagaagaaaattcaGTTTGGTGCAG GATACCGACTCAATGACGGTTACTGGCATACTGTGGATTTGGCAGCCAGAGACAACCTACTGACTCTAACCATTGATGAAGAAGAAGGTTCACCACTAAAGATAACCAACCCCTTCAGCATACGGACAGGGGATCGCTACTTTTTTGGAG gTTGTCCGAAAACCAATAACACATTGTTCAAGTGTGAGACCAAACTGAATCGCTTTCACGGCTGCATGCAGCACATATTTATAGACAACGAGCAGCTTGATATTGACATCACACTGCAGCGACAGTGGGCTCGATATGAGGAACTGTTGATAGGGACGTGTGGGATTACTGACAG ATGTACTCCAAACCCGTGTGAACATGAGGGGAGATGCATCCAGTCTTGGGACGACTTCATCTGCATTTGTGAAAATACAGGCTACAAAGGAGAAGTGTGTCACATGT CGGTTTACAAAGAGTCATGCGAGGCCTACAGACTCAGCGGCAAGTACTGGTCTGGAAACTACACTATTGATCCTGATCTCAGTGGGCCGCTAAAACCATTTGAGGTGTACTGCAAAATGAAGT CATATAAAGCTTGGACGGTGATCATGCATGATCGAGTTGAAGGAACCAAAGTGACTGGAAGCTCGATAGACAAGCCATATATTGCAGATGTGAACTACTGGAATGCTTCATGGGATGAAGTCAGTGCTCTTGCCAACACCTCCATGTACTGTGAGCAGTGGATCGACTATTCATGCTATAAGTCTCGTCTCCTCAACACCCCCG aggGAAGGCCTTTTAGCTACTGGATCGGTCGGAATAACGAGAGTCACTATTACTGGGGCGGGACGTTCAGGGAAGTCCAAAAATGTGGCTGTGCTATCAACCAAACCTGTGTGGACCCCAAGTTTCAGTGCAACTGTGATGCTGACTACAGGCAATG GTACTCGGATAAAGGCTATTTGGACTTCAGAGACCACCTGCCTGTGAGGAGATTGGTGATTGGGGACACGAACAGAACTGGTTCAGAAGCTCATTTCACAGTTGGTCCACTCCGTTGCCACGGTGACA GAAATATTTGGAACACGATAGCCTTCACAAAGCCCACCTACATCACCTTCCCCACTTTCAGGCCTGGATCAACAGCTGACATCTCCTTCCACTTTAAAACCTACCGTGCACCTGGTGTCTTCTTGGAGAACTCTGATGACCAGCTTAGAAACTTTATACGAATAGAACTGAACA CCACCCACAatcttgtgtttgtgtttatggtTGGAGATGGCATCCTTAATGTGACTCTTCGCTCGCCTGTGCCACTCAATGACAATGAGTGGCATTTTGTTCAGGCTGAGATTAATGCAAAACTGGCACGAATCAAGGTCGATTATCAACCTTGGGCTGTCAGACGGTTTCCAGGTCAGACCTTTGTCACCATGGAGTTCACACACCCCATCCTTGTAG GTGCAGCCAACCGCACCCTCAGGCCTTTTTTGGGGTGCCTTCGAGGATTACGCATGAATGGTGTTCCTCTTGATTTGGAAGGAAAAGTAAACGAGGAGCAAGGTATAAGGAGGAACTGCACTGGACAGTGTCTTAATGCCACCATACCATGTCGAAACAGCGGGCAGTGCATTGAGGGTTATGCAGCCTACATTTGTGATTGCAATAACACAGCCTTCGACGGTTTCTACTGCCACAAAG ACATTGGAGCTCACTTTGAGGTTGGGTCGTGGCTAAGGTACAACATACGAAAGAAACCCATTTCAGACGAGGCAGCGTGGGCAAACTGGATCGACCCACACTACGACAATTTCAGTCTCGGGTACAACGACACGTCAGATGACATAGAGTTCAGTTTCAGCACTCTTCACAAGCCAGCTGTATTGCTCTACATCAGTTCCTTTGTTCAAGACTACATTGCTGTTATCCTTAAGGTTGATG gtAGTGTAGATCTGCGGTATAAGCTCGGGCTCATAACACACACGTACCAGCTGACTCACCGAAACCTGGCAGATGGATACCCTCACTATGTGAACATAACCAGACACAACAGAACCGTCAAAACACAG GTGGATTTCATGGAACCCATTGTGGAGAAGATAACCCTTGTGGAAGATGCTAGGTTTGACTCTCCAAAGTCCATGTTCCTAGGCAGAGTTATGG AGGTTGGTGACATAGACTATGAAATCCAAAGGCACAATGCTCCAGGCTTCATTGGATGCATTTCTGGAGTGAGGTACAACGTCTACGCCCCTCTGAAGGCGCTGTTCCGTCCAAATGAAACAGATCCGCCTGTAACAACGCAGGGTTATGTCTCTGAGTCCAATTGTGGGGCCTTTCCTCCTGTTCTGGGTTATGTGCCTTGGGAGGTGGACCCCTGGTTCACTGGCAtag aatatttttatatcCATGATGACCTTGGCCTGTTCTGGATAACTT ttATTGTCATCCTGGCTTTGCTGCTGCTCTTGGGAGGTTTGTATGCCATCTACGTCTATGCCTACCAGCAAAAAGGCAGTTACCACACAAACGAACCCAAAAATCTGGAGTCTCCAAGCAGCTCCAGGCCACTGACAGAGACCCTGAGGAGGGAAAAGAAGTACCTACCAGAAATTGAAGAGGAATTCAGAAGTGGCTAG